The DNA window ATTAGAGGGAATATATCAATACTACGGTTATGACTACCGTAATTATGCTTTATCTTCGCTCAAACGCCGGATTCAAAACTTTATGCGCTTGGAGGGTTTAAGTAATATTTCGGCATTACAAGAGCGATTACTTCATGAACGCAGCTGTCTAGCTAGATTTTTGCTGAGTGTGACAGTGAATGTAACATCAATGTTTCGAGATCCCAGCTTTTATTTAGCTTTTAGAAATCATGTTATCCCATTGTTACGCACCTATCCTTTTATTCGCATCTGGCACGCTGGATGTTCAACTGGAGAAGAAGTTTATTCAATGGCGATTCTGTTACAAGAAGAGGAACTTTACCACCGTTGCCGTATATATGCCACCGACACTAACGAAAATGTCCTACAAAGCGCCAAAAATGGGATTTATCCCTTAAATAAGATGCAAGAATATACTCAACTTTACCTAAAAACAGGCGGGAAGCGCTCTTTTTCAGAATATTACACTGCGGCTTATGATCATGCTATATTTAGAGCATCTCTGAGAGATAATGTGATTTTTGCACAGCATAATCTGGCTAATGACAGTTCTTTTAATGAATTTAATGTCATACTTTGCCGAAACGTTTTAATATATTTTAATCAGATACTTCAAAAGCAAGTACATGAGCTATTTTATCACAGTCTTTGCACCTTTGGTATCTTAGGTTTAGGTCGGCAAGAATCCCTCAGATTTACTGACCATGAGCAGTACTATCATGAAATAGCTAAGGGTGAAAAGCTTTACCGGAGGCTAAACTAGTGCCTTTTGAATGTGTGGTTATTGGGACTTCGTTAGGAGGATTATCTGCACTGCAAATAGTTCTAGGAAATTTACCCGCGGACTTTCTCATCCCAATTGCTATTGTGCAACATCGGCACAAAAACTCAGGCAACACATTGCTGGGATTATTACAAAAAGACTCATTATTGCCAATCAAGGAGGTGGAGGATAAAGACAAAATTTTACCAGGACAGGTCTATCTGGCTCCACCAGACTATCATTTACTCATTGAAACAGGTTATTTTGCTCTTTCTACAGATGAGCCTGTTTCTTATGCTAGACCATCTATTGATGTGCTGTTTGAGTCGGCGGCTGATATATACGCAGAACAAGCAATTGGTGTTATATTGACAGGGGCAAATCACGATGGCACACAAGGTCTAAAAAAAATCAAAGCACGGGGAGGAATGGCTATTGTACAGGAACCTACAACGGCAGAAAGCGCAATTATGCCAGTAGCAGCAATATCTGCTGTGAAAGTAGATGGGATTTTGTCGCTTTCACAAATTGCCCAACTACTGCTTAAAGTTTGTCATTGACAAAAGTGCTGAGACGCGATTGATCACGTCTGTAGAAGCAAGTGCTAAGTGAAAAATCACATTTTATAGCGTATTTAAGTAAATAAACTCATGCAGCCGGATTCCAAAGTAAATATCCTTTTGGTGGACGATAAGCTGGAAAATTTACTGGCACTAGAGGCAATTTTGGAAGGATTAGGACAAAACCTAGTCAAAGCCACTTCTGGAGAAGAAGCTTTAAGGTGTCTGTTGCATCAGGATTTTGCCGTAATTTTACTAGATGTGCAAATGCCAGGGATTGATGGCTTTGACACTGCGACCCTAGTTCGTAGTCGCGGGCGATCGCGCCATACTCCGATTATCTTTCTCACAGCCTTTAGTACCAGCGATCAAATGCTGTTTAAAGGCTATGCTCTGGGAGCTGTGGATTATCTGCTTAAACCCATAGATACAGATATATTGCTCTCCAAAGTTACAGTATTTGTCGAACTTTTTCAGAAAACGCAAGCAGTTGAACGACAAGCAGGGGAACTCACAGCTATCAATGCGGAATTAAAGCAAAGTGAAGAACGGTTCCGTTCACTGAGTACCTGTTCACCGATTGGGATTTTTGAGACTGATACTGAAGGAGTCTGTAAATATAGTAATCCTTGCTATCAAGAAATTTGTGGCTATACTTTAGCCGAGAGTTTAGAAACCAGATGGCTGGAATGTGTACATCCCGAAGAACAAGAAGAAGCGATCGCTAGTTGGTCTGCCTATATTCGCGGAGGTAAGGAATATTCGGCAGAATTCCGCTTTAAAAGAACCGATGGTAGTCAACCTTGGGTTAAGGTTCGCTCTTCGCCCATGTTTTCTAGCCACGGTGAATTACTTGGTTATGTAGGGACTCTGGAAAATATTACTGAGCGTAAGCAAGCGGAAGAAGTTCGCGCTCAAGTGATTCGAGAACAGACGGCTAGGCAAGAAGCAGAGGCTACTAACCGGATGAAAGATGAGTTTTTGGCTGTGCTTTCCCATGAACTCCGCACACCTTTGACTTCCATGTTGGGTTGGTCAAAAATCCTCCGCGCTAAAAAACTTGACGAAAAAGCGACGGCGCGCGCTCTGGATGCTATTGAACGCAATGCGATCTCTCAAATGAAGCTGATTGAGGATATCTTAGATGTCTCGCGAATTATTCGTGGTGAGCTACGGTTGCATTTAACTGTGGTGAATCTGATTTCGATCATTGAAGCAGCTTTAGAGTCGGTGCAACCTCTGGCAGAAACCAAAAATATTGAATTAAATCCTATTCTGGATACTTCTCTCAACTCGGTTTGTGGAGATCCCGCCCGGTTGCAGCAAATTGTCTGGAATTTACTGACTAATGCGATTAAGTTCACTCCTGAAGGCGGTAAGGTAGAAGTCCTGGCTAATACTATAGAATCACAGGGGGAAGATCAGTTATTTCCCCGTGAAGAAGTTAGACTTTCGTCTAGTTCTGCTCCCCTGCGGTTTTCTAAATCTGCCTATGCCCAAATCCAAGTGATTGATTCAGGTATTGGCATTAGCCCAGAATTCTTACCTCAAGTTTTTGATCGTTTCCGACAGGCGGATAGTACCACAACGCGATCGCATGGTGGCTTGGGTTTAGGTCTGGCGATTGTGCGTCATCTCGTAGAATTACACGGCGGCATGATTTCCGCAGCCAGTTTGGGGACAAAACAGGGATCGACTTTTACTGTAAAAATACCCCTGATGCAAGAAAACAGTAATATTAAAGACGGTGAAGAAATATGGCCAGGAAATGCGACTAATTAACGACTGTGCGCCGTTGATTGTTGATAGATCAGAAACGGTTGTGCTGACTTTAACACCGCCTCCAGTAATCCTGGAAATATTGCCTCTAAATCCTCTTGCCTTAACCGATTGATGTGTTGTGTACCTTCTTTATGAGTTAACACAACTCCCGACTCTCGTAAAATTTTAAAGTGATTGGACATGGTTGACTTGGCGATCGCAAAATCAAACCCCGCACAACACTGTTCTCCCTGAGTCGCCAGCAACCGCACAATCTCTAGCCGCACTGGATCGCCCAAAGCATACAGCACTCCTGGTAAGGAAATATCTTTTCGGTCTGGATGATATAAAAATTTCATTGTTGCATTATCTCTTTAAATGCCGTATATTTTTTTTATTCGATAATATCGAACAACCGAATTAAATCAGGAGGCACTTATGTCATCCGTTACAAATGTCACAGAAGCCACATTTAAAAAAGAAGTTCTGGAAAGTGAAATTCCAGTCTTAGTGGACTTTTGGGCCCCTTGGTGTGGTCCTTGTCGGATGGTGACTCCAGTTGTCGATGAAGTTGCTGGCGAATATGCAGGACAAGTAAAAGTCGTAAAACTGAACACAGATCAAAACCCGACTGTTGCTAGCCATTACGGTATTCGGAGCATTCCCACACTCATGGTATTTAAGGGGGGACGACAAGTTGATATAGTCGTGGGTGCAGTACAAAAAACTACCTTAGCTCAAACTTTAGGGCAGTATATTAAACAATAATAGCCTACTGAGTGTACAGACGTGATAAATCGCGTCTGTACACAAAAGTGCTGCTGTGAACGGATCAGCTAGAAAACTAATATCATCATCATCAGGAGAATCTCATGCATCCTACCACTCAAATTAAACCTTTAGATGTACCTAACGCCATCATCCAGCGTCGTTCTATCAAGACTTTTAAAACAGACCCCATTGCCCCGGAATTGCTTCAACAACTGGTAGAATTAACCGTAGCTGCGCCCAGCAGTTTCAATATCCAGGACTGGCAAATTGTCCTAGTCCAAGATGAGGCGCAAAAGGCAGCATTAGCCGCAGCAGCTTGGAATCAACAGCAAATTATTCAAGCGCCGGTGACCTTTGTCTTTGCAGCCGATCCTAACGCCGGGGAGGGAGATTTGACCCCAGTTTATGAACAGGCGATCGCGACTGGAGCTTGGAATGAAGGCACGGTAAACTACTTTAAAAGTGCTATTCCCCAATTTCAAACAGGGTTGGGAGACAAACGCCGGGAATATGCGATCAAGAATGCGATTATTGCTGCTACCCATTTAGTATTAGCCGCGGAAAGTTTAGGGTTGTCCACCTGCTTGATGAATGGCTGGATTGAGGCGCAAGTTAAAGAAATTATCGGTGCTGATGATCCTGATTTAGCGATCGCTGTTTTAGTCCCTGTCGGTTATGCAGCAGAGCCACGCTT is part of the Nodularia sp. LEGE 06071 genome and encodes:
- a CDS encoding CheR family methyltransferase; the encoded protein is MNLPKPSLEDIEIKLLLEGIYQYYGYDYRNYALSSLKRRIQNFMRLEGLSNISALQERLLHERSCLARFLLSVTVNVTSMFRDPSFYLAFRNHVIPLLRTYPFIRIWHAGCSTGEEVYSMAILLQEEELYHRCRIYATDTNENVLQSAKNGIYPLNKMQEYTQLYLKTGGKRSFSEYYTAAYDHAIFRASLRDNVIFAQHNLANDSSFNEFNVILCRNVLIYFNQILQKQVHELFYHSLCTFGILGLGRQESLRFTDHEQYYHEIAKGEKLYRRLN
- a CDS encoding chemotaxis protein CheB, which translates into the protein MPFECVVIGTSLGGLSALQIVLGNLPADFLIPIAIVQHRHKNSGNTLLGLLQKDSLLPIKEVEDKDKILPGQVYLAPPDYHLLIETGYFALSTDEPVSYARPSIDVLFESAADIYAEQAIGVILTGANHDGTQGLKKIKARGGMAIVQEPTTAESAIMPVAAISAVKVDGILSLSQIAQLLLKVCH
- a CDS encoding ATP-binding protein, with protein sequence MQPDSKVNILLVDDKLENLLALEAILEGLGQNLVKATSGEEALRCLLHQDFAVILLDVQMPGIDGFDTATLVRSRGRSRHTPIIFLTAFSTSDQMLFKGYALGAVDYLLKPIDTDILLSKVTVFVELFQKTQAVERQAGELTAINAELKQSEERFRSLSTCSPIGIFETDTEGVCKYSNPCYQEICGYTLAESLETRWLECVHPEEQEEAIASWSAYIRGGKEYSAEFRFKRTDGSQPWVKVRSSPMFSSHGELLGYVGTLENITERKQAEEVRAQVIREQTARQEAEATNRMKDEFLAVLSHELRTPLTSMLGWSKILRAKKLDEKATARALDAIERNAISQMKLIEDILDVSRIIRGELRLHLTVVNLISIIEAALESVQPLAETKNIELNPILDTSLNSVCGDPARLQQIVWNLLTNAIKFTPEGGKVEVLANTIESQGEDQLFPREEVRLSSSSAPLRFSKSAYAQIQVIDSGIGISPEFLPQVFDRFRQADSTTTRSHGGLGLGLAIVRHLVELHGGMISAASLGTKQGSTFTVKIPLMQENSNIKDGEEIWPGNATN
- a CDS encoding ArsR/SmtB family transcription factor, whose translation is MKFLYHPDRKDISLPGVLYALGDPVRLEIVRLLATQGEQCCAGFDFAIAKSTMSNHFKILRESGVVLTHKEGTQHINRLRQEDLEAIFPGLLEAVLKSAQPFLIYQQSTAHSR
- the trxA gene encoding thioredoxin, which produces MSSVTNVTEATFKKEVLESEIPVLVDFWAPWCGPCRMVTPVVDEVAGEYAGQVKVVKLNTDQNPTVASHYGIRSIPTLMVFKGGRQVDIVVGAVQKTTLAQTLGQYIKQ
- a CDS encoding nitroreductase family protein — translated: MHPTTQIKPLDVPNAIIQRRSIKTFKTDPIAPELLQQLVELTVAAPSSFNIQDWQIVLVQDEAQKAALAAAAWNQQQIIQAPVTFVFAADPNAGEGDLTPVYEQAIATGAWNEGTVNYFKSAIPQFQTGLGDKRREYAIKNAIIAATHLVLAAESLGLSTCLMNGWIEAQVKEIIGADDPDLAIAVLVPVGYAAEPRLNPGRLPLSHNVSVGKIGNSYQG